The segment GACTGAAACATCAACTCATGCTGAACTTAGGAAGCTAAGCTATGCGTGGCTTTTTCCATTTGGAGCCACCTTACACAAATCTTTTATTCTTGTTGTCATTATTTCTCTGCAGAGACTGCTAGAAAATTAGCAAACAAAATGACCAATGCTTCTCAGAAATATAATTGTTTGTATGATGAGCTGCCATGATGGCGCTTTGTTAAAAAAGTAACATATCAAAGATATCATCAGAACAAATAACTGCCAGAAACTTGGACCTTCTTAGTAAATAATCTGAGGGTGAGCACAATTGTATCTCTTGAGTTGCCAGTTATAATACAAAAACAgaagaatataaatttatataaacaaaatccCGCAGGATGATCAAAAGGAAACTAAAGCAAGTGTACAAAGATCATATATGGCATTTGTTCACTCTTCACAATTAACTACCTTCCGTATATATGCTAACATTCTAACGCAACGAAGATCACATTTATAAGGAAAAAACACATAAGAGAGTCTCTTGCAGCGGTTAAAGTGAAGACCTTATCTGTAATTATAGGATCATTATAAGGTTGTATTTTGAAATCATGGACACCCCCAATTAATAGGCTTGCAGATTTCAAACTTTATTGAGGAAATAAGTGTCTGTTTAGTACAGTTGAATTAATGTCTGTAAGTGTGCTTACTTGTTCAGCGAAGCTTGGTAGTGGTGGACGCTGATGCTTTTCAAATATGCGGGAGATGGTTAATGACTGATGCTTTGAAGTGATGTTGAACTCAGTGAGCTTCAGTTGGAAAGTGAAGGTTCTGTTCTCTATCTCAGTTAGGCACTGCAGAAGTTAGCGTGTAAAGCAGTAGACTGTACGTAAAACATCAACGGAAAGGGAAATTCGAGATAGTAAGCTCAAGAACACTATTAACATGAGTTTATGAACATAATCACACTGAGAAAGAAGCATAATCAACAAAcaatttgtaaattaatatgaaCATGAGTTAAGAACACTTCGAACATGTGTTCAGTTTAAGAACAATGTGAACATGATATTCAAAAAAAGAATCATCTTAATTAAGATGAAAGTTTTAGAACACCTAACGAAGATCTAAATTAAAACCTTAATAGAGATTACACGCCGGAATAGTTCAATCTAAATATGAACATGAATTGAAGAACATGATGAACATgagtttttaaaagaaatacctTTGAGTCCAGTGAGAGCATATCCACGCCCATCATTTCCCCACGGCTTTCTGACGTTTCTGGCCTACCGGAACCGGAGCAACCGCACTTGAACGGTGGATAAGCATCGACCAGACTTCAGGACTTCAGATCGGAAAAGAAAATCGATGAATTAGTCATTTCAGAGAAAAAGTTTTCGTAATAGTTTTCAAGAGTTCAGATGATGATGTTCTAAGAAAAGTAAGGCTCACCTTTTATAGAATTAGAGACACCACCTGTCACAAATCATTGAAGACGAATCGTGGAGGGGTGATCAATTCGCTTTACGTCGCAGCCATTAATAAACAGTTTCAGATCGAATGAAGAATCGCAGGAGTCCCACATCACAGCCGcatcgaagaagaagatcagATTTCGTTTTTGTGTCTTATCCTTATCTGGGCCGAGATGACGTAACCCACCAGATAACAAACTAAGAAAGCCCAAGACGATTCCTTTTAATGAAACGGCGCGGAGCGGAACGTGGACACGTGGCACGCTTACAGGAGGTGAGTTTCCAGGCTGGATCTGACGTGGATGCATAGGAGAGAGGCAAacaatactttatatatatagataatataaTGTACGATATTCTCTAGCTAGTATTTGCCTATTTTAAGATGTTATTGATTAATTATACAAAGTCAATGACTTAATGTGATTATAAAATGCCAACTTGAACAATTAACTAAACAATTCCTTGGGGTTGAAGCTTTCCACCATTAATGGATTAGTACCTGAGTTTACAGAACTGAAGCATTGGACTTGGCGTGTGGTATTGTTTATAAATCCACATCTTGAACCACTCCTCTCACAATATCCACAATCTGGCGAGTCCCATTTGAGCCACAGGTATTGTTGGTTGATGTCACCATGGAATGAATACGGAAGATGTAACGTCTTAAAGACATGACAAGAAGACGACATCGAACTGACCTGTTCCAACTCCGTGACAAAGAAGGAGGAAGTGGAATTACCAAGGCACTGGATGGATCTGAAAGATGGTGCGACGTTCTCGTCTTTAGGACAGATCAAAACCGTGTAGCTGCGAGGAAGAAACAGAGAAAAAGGAGACCCTGAAGCGTTGAAGCTGAGGAGCTGTCTGGCTAAGCAGCTATCCGGGTCGTTGAGTCGAATACGCTGCCTTCTATAATCGATTTCTTGGACAATAAATGGTTTGTATTTAGGATTCTCTAAGGCTGTCTCGTTGCGATCAGTACATAAGAGTTTGAATCCTGTGTCGCCACAGGACTCAGGTTGCTTGGGGGATAGCCAGAAAGGGAAACGGACGTCTATGTTCCCTCTTCCACAAGTAGATGTGTAGCAAGGATTTGGGTGTGAGGCGTTTAGAAGAGGAaatatgaagaagatgaagaggaggaggagaaggagagggGTTTGTTTTGAGAAGGCCATAATGTGGCATGGCACTAAGGGTGATAACTTATGGAATTGGATGATCCTATTGATAGAGCAGAGCTCTTGTTATATACAATTACAGAGGAGGTATTTACGGTATGCGTATATACAGAAGTTATGATAAGGAGATGATTGAGCTAATGTAATATATGCTCATGAATGTGAAGATAGTTTCCTTATCCTAATATCCCCCCTCAAGACGGACCGCCTTGTGCTAGTCCGATCTTGGAGCATAGTTGTTGATGTTTAGCGCGGGAGAGAGGCTTGGTTAAAGCGTCAGCGAGTTGATCGGCCGAGGTAACGTGAGTGACACGCATATGACCAGCTTGAACATGACTGCGGACAAAGTGATAATCAAGAGCTAGATGCTTCATTCGGGAGTGAAAGACAGGGTTTGCTGCAAGGTACGTGGCGCCTATGTTGTCGCAATAGATCGTTGGAGGTGCAGTTGTCTTGATGTGCAATTCGGTGATGAGAGAGAGCAGCCAGCAAACTTCAGCAGCGGTGGAAGCAATAGACCGATACTCAGCTTCAGTCGACGAGCGAGCAACAGTGGCTTGTTTCTTAGAAGACCAGGCAATGGGATGCTTCCCAAAGTAGACGATATAGGCACCTGTGGATGTGTAATCATCGCGGTTCCCTGCCCAATCTGCATCTGTGAAGGCGTGTAAGGCAGGTGTGTTGCTCGCAGAAAGAAAAATTCCAGTGGTTATACTACCAGACAGATAGCGAAGAACACGTTTAACTCCATGCCAGTGCTCATCAGTGGGCTTGTGCATAAATTGTGATAGCTTGTTGACAGCAAATGAGATGTCTGGACGAGTTAGGGACAAGTATTGAAGACTCCCAACAGTAGCACGGTATTGAGTCGGATCAGACAATGGCTTGCCGGAGTCAAGCGTCAGTGGTTTGTATGGACACATTGGCGTGGAAACTGGGTTGCAGTCTTCCATCTTGATTCTCTGTAGTAAATCTGCAATATAACGATGTTGAGTCAGTAACAAGCCATGAGAAGTTCTATGAGCTTCAATGCCTAAAAAATAAGAGAGAGAACCAAGGTCTTTGAGAGAGAATCGTGTAGATAGAGCCTTTATGAAGCGTTCCATTTGCTGTGTGTTGTTCCCGGTGAGAACAATGTCATCGACATACACTAGCATGTAGAGAAGAGTGCCATTTTGATTGTAAATGAAGAGACTGGCATCGGCAAGGGAATTTTTGAATCCAGAAGAAAGCAAGAATCGCTTGAGCTCAGTGTACCAAGCCCTTGGTGCTTGTTTAAGTCCATAGATAGCCTTGTTGAGCTTACATACAGCCTTTGGATTGTCTTGATTGATGAACCCCGGTGGCTGCATCATATAGACTGTTTCATCAAGCTtgccttgcaagaaagcattgtTTACGT is part of the Brassica rapa cultivar Chiifu-401-42 chromosome A09, CAAS_Brap_v3.01, whole genome shotgun sequence genome and harbors:
- the LOC103841996 gene encoding uncharacterized protein LOC103841996, whose translation is MMGVDMLSLDSKCLTEIENRTFTFQLKLTEFNITSKHQSLTISRIFEKHQRPPLPSFAEQEVTINLVKSCHELEQCQVSHPVTGEIPVKPLRTLVRVIFLGLLKEVMLIHLSNLMKLFC
- the LOC103841997 gene encoding RING-H2 finger protein ATL22; translated protein: MAFSKQTPLLLLLLFIFFIFPLLNASHPNPCYTSTCGRGNIDVRFPFWLSPKQPESCGDTGFKLLCTDRNETALENPKYKPFIVQEIDYRRQRIRLNDPDSCLARQLLSFNASGSPFSLFLPRSYTVLICPKDENVAPSFRSIQCLGNSTSSFFVTELEQVSSMSSSCHVFKTLHLPYSFHGDINQQYLWLKWDSPDCGYCERSGSRCGFINNTTRQVQCFSSVNSGLHNTSLQVLKIICLSLMGPLIALSFCVGLVFCRSERVSSQIQHAMAVTPEPSSDVQVIMRTGLDESTIESYKKVQLGESKRLPTGSNDVVCSICLSEYATKETVRFLPECEHCFHAECIDAWLKLHSSCPVCRSNPSPAREGCN